From the genome of Pseudomonas putida:
TTACCGGATCAGAAAAGGCGCATGAAGCTTTTCAAGAAGGCATGAAGACATTAGTTAAAATATTACCTTACTACGACTTCGGGGGATCCTCATCATATGACCTTACTTTCAGGACTTATGGTCGAGAAAAACCGCACTACAACATCCGATATCATTCCACCCACATCTACCTACTAAATAACCTTTATTCAATAACAAAAAACAAAACTTTGAAGGAATTTTCTGAACACTGGAATCCAACAGGGCTTTGATTAAAAGTGAAGCTATTCGTTAAGAATAGCTTCCCACATCAGATTCACTGCTACGCCTGCCGTCATGCTACCCCCGGTCGTATAGATACGAAGTGTTGCGCCGTTCGTGGTAATTGATATCGGTGTGTAGAATATGTTCACCCCGGCAGCAGAAAGGTTTCCATTCAGGCGCATTGACGGCGCTTTAGGGAACCTTCGATTGAAGGTGATTGGCACATCTTGGAATGTGGTGGCGGTTGTCACTGCTGCAACTGTACCACCCTCAGTCATGCCGCATACCTTTGCCGCATCGATGGTTGTGCCTGCTGGTGCGCCTGCGTTCGGAAGATCAACCTCAAATCTTACGCGGTCAAACTGAGTGCCTGAGAGGCTCTGAATTATGCCGTTCGAGGAACGAGTTACAGGGGAATCAGGACAGTTTATCTTTATGTCAACACACTTTCCTGTAGCAGTAGATCCACGGTTTACAATCTTGATTGGAATCCTAGCATTCGGCGCGCTCATATCGATATCGCGGAAAGTCATGCACCCACCTAGAATGGTGTCCGCTGACATGCTCACACTGTTTCCTCCGCAATCAATCACACCCCGGCTGGTAGTCGAAGGATCGCCGTCTGCGATTATCTTGAAACCTTCAAACAGGAAGCTGGTTCCACGCATCTCGTTGATAGAGATTGCAACACCGTTACCCGTGGCAGCCAGAGCTGGAGCGAAGACCGTGCCACCGCGCACACTGTTGTGATTGCCGCTGATAGTCACGCCATTACGGTGGATGCAGTTCACGTACTGGCAATGCTCAACGTTTCCATGCATATCCGACCCTTGGACATCCCAAGAAGACGTTTCTGCGCCATCAACAACGCAGAAGCGCGTTGGCACACTGCCAGGCAAATCGTTACCTCCCATGGTGATGCCATGCCGCCTAGCGTGAAATGTCCCACCCGAAACAAGACAATGCTGCGCGTTACTGAGTCTGAGCCCGTAGTTGTCAGCCGCTGCTGACTCCCTATCGCTGAATGTCTCGCAGAACAGGGAAGTTCCCCCAAGTGCCCGCTGGTGAATGATGCCGCCACCTGATGTACCAAATACCCGCACGTACTCGAATTGGGCATTGCGCGTTACATCGCCGAGAAGCCCAGCAATCATCACACCGCTGGTAGGCATCAAAATGTCACCACCGCGGATCTTCGGCCTGGTGGGATTCATCTTGTAAATCTTCAGGCCCTTGCCGTTGCCATCCAGCACGATCGACATACTTGCCAGGATTGGAGCGGTGAGGTTGACAGTCAGTCCGCTTACACTCCGAGCCGCGGCGGTCGCCCCCTGGTAGGCCGCCAGTACGCTCGCCAGAAGTTGGGCGGCGTGGTTATCGACACCGTCCCCGTGACCGCTGCACCACCCCCGGCGCCAGCCTGGACCCCTGACTTCTCCCGAGTGAAGTGAAATGCGACCCAGAAGTACCGAGAATCGCGACCTGCCGCCGGGCATGTACCGGCGCAAGCGCACCAGGAAGAACGGAAAGGTGTGGGTCGGGTACTACTACCGCGACCAGAACGGCAAGGAAATCCCACTCGGTACCGACCTGGTGCAAGCCAAGCTGGAGTGGGCGGCCCTGGAGGCAAAGGCGACGCCGAGCGAACTGAAGACCATGCAGGGCATTTTCGACGAGTACGAGCGCAAGATCATCCCGGGCAAGGCAGCACGGACGCAGAAGGACAACATCTACGAGCTCAAGCAGCTGCGGGCCGTGTTCGATTCAGCGCCGATCGATGCCATCACGCCAGCCATGATCGCCCAGTACAGGGATTCGCGGTCGGCCAAGACACGCGCAAACAGGGAGATCGCCCTGCTCTCCCACGTTTTCAACACGGCGCGGGAATGGGGGCTGACCACACGGGATAACCCGTGCTTGGGCGTGAGAAAGAACAAGGAGAAACCGCGCGACTTCTACGCCAACGAAACGGTGTGGCAGGCGGTGTATGAGGCAGCTCCACCGGAGCTGAAGGATGCGATGGACCTGGCGTACCTGACCGGCCAGCGACCGGCAGACGTACTGTCCATGCGAAAGGACGATGTGGAGGGAATCTATCTACTGGTCAGCCAGGGCAAAACCAGCAAACGATTGAGGATCGTCCTTGAGGTGGACGGAGTGAAGAACAGCCTGGGACTGCTGCTCGAGCGCATCATGATCCGCACCAGCCAGCACCTGTCGCCGTTCTTCATCGTCAACGAGCACGGTAAGCGCATGAGCTGGGCGATGCTGCGCAATCGCTGGGCAGATGCGCGGGAGGACGCCAGAGTGAAAGCCGAGGTCGAGAAGAAGCCTGACCTGGCCAATCGAATCGCCCAGTTCCAGTTCCGCGATATCCGACCGAAGGCGGCGTCGGAGATCAACGACCTGAGCGATGCAAGCGTGCTGTTGGGGCACTCAAAGGAGGGAATTACCGAGCGTGTTTACCGCCGCGTCGGGGCCATCGCCAAGCCTTCGAAAGGCTGAGGTTTCGGAACTCCATGCCTTTAGTTTCGGAACTCCTGCCTTTTTCAGCCCATAAAGAAAAACCCCGCAGACGTTAATCTGCGGGGCTTTCGAATATGGAGGCCGAGGTCGGAATCGAACCGGCGTAGACGGATTTGCAATCCGGAGCATAACCACTTTGCTACTCGGCCTCAAAGTCGGATCTAGCTGCTTACGCTTTGCTATCTCCTTGAAACACTGAACCTTTTTCAAAGTTCGCTGCGTTTCGATGGGCGCCATTATGTCTGCATTCGAACAACCTTGCAACCCCCTGATTTAAAAAAATCTTCAAGAGGTTCAAGGTGTTAGCGCAAGCGGCCGAATTTGCTCCAGAGGCTGACCACGGTGTTCTCCACGGTACCGCTCGCCGCCACGCCGATCCGCTCCTGCAGGCTCTTGCGCTCGGCATAGTGCACGTGGAACAGGTTGGCCTCGCGGGCACGGTCGCTGAGGTATTCGTCGCTGGTACGCAGCTCGTCCACCAGTTTGCGGTTGAGTGCAGCGACGCCCAGCCAGACCTCGCCGGTCGCCACTTCGTCGATATGCAGCTGCGGGCGGTAGCGGCTGACGAAATCCTTGAACAACTGATGGGTCACGTCGAGGTCTTCCTGGAACTTCTCCCGGCCCTTCTCGGTGTTTTCACCGAACACGGTGAGGGTGCGCTTGTACTCACCGGCAGTCAGCACCTCGAAGTCGATGTCGTGCTTCTTCAACAGGCGATTCACGTTGGGCAACTGCGCCACCACACCGATGGAGCCGAGCACGGCGAACGGAGCGCTGACGATCTTCTCGCCGATGCAGGCCATCATGTAGCCGCCGCTGGCCGCTACCTTGTCGATGCACACGGTCAGCGGGATGCCAGCCTGGCGGATGCGCGCCAGTTGCGAGGCGGCCAGGCCGTAGCTGTGTACCAGGCCGCCGCCGCTCTCGAGGCGCAGCACCACTTCGTCACGCGGGGTGGCCAGGGTCAGCAGCGCGGTGATTTCGTTGCGCAGGCTCTCGGTAGCCGAGGCCTTGATGTCGCCGTCGAAGTCGAGCACGAACACCCGGGGCTTTTCCTCGGCCTTGCCCTTGCCCTTCTTCTGCTGTTTTTCCGCCTTGGCCTGCTGCTTGCGCAAGGCCTTGAGCTGCGGCTTGTCGAGCAGGCCCGACTCCAGGCGCTCGCGCAGTTCCTTGTAGAACTCGTTCAGGCGGGTGACGTGCAATTGTCCACCCGACTTGCGCCGCCCCTTCCCCCGCATGCCGACGATGGCGGAGAGCACCACCAGGATGGCGATCACCAGGGTGGCGGTTTTGGCCAGAAAGCTTGCGTATTCGGCAAGAAACTCCACGTTGACTCCTTGATAGACCAGCGCCTGCGCGGCGCGAAACTGTAGCAAGCATACCGGTGCGCCAGTGACCCTGCCAGCCGGTGCAAATGCTGGCAACACAGTTCAAACAAGCTTTTCAAACGCTTGTATGTTTTTTCGTTGACAGCCTCGGTGGCGCATCCTAACCTCGCATCAACCTTCCAACGGCCGGATTTCTTCGTGGGCAACCTGTACCTCATCCGACATGGCCAAGCCTCCTTCGGCGCCGAGGACTACGACGTCCTGTCGGCCACCGGGGCGCGCCAGAGCCATGCCCTGGGCGAGCACCTGGCGCAGCTTGGGGTGCGCCTGGATCGTTGCCTGGCCGGCAGCCTGCGGCGCCAGCAAGACACCGCCCGCCTCGCCCTGCAGGCGATGCAGGCCACAGGTTGCCCGGCTCCGGCCATTGAGACCGACCCGGCGTTCAACGAGTTCGATGCCGACGGTGTCGTACGTGCCCTGGCCCCAGGCCTGCTGGCGGACGAACCCGACGCGCTGCACATCCTGCGCAACGGTGCCCAGCACCGCAGCGAATTCCAGCGCCTGTTCGCGCTGATGGTGCAACGCTGGCACGATGGGCAGCACCAGGGCGAAGGCCTGGAAACCTGGGAGGCCTTCACCGGCAGGGTCGAAGCGGGCCTGCTGCGGGTGCTGGACCAGGCCGGCAGTGGCGACAACATTGCCATCTTCACCTCCGGCGGTACCATTGCCGCGCTGCTCCACCTGGTCACACGCATCACCCCCAGCCAGGCCTTCGCGCTGAACTGGCAGATCATCAACACGTCGCTCAGCCAGCTGAAATTCCGCGGCCGCGACGTGTCCCTGGCCACCTTCAACAGCCAGGCGCATGTGCAGCTGTTGAAGGCGCCGGAGCTCATCACCTATCGATGACCCGGCCTGTTGTGTCCCTTCGGGGACGTGAAAACCACTCTATAAGGAATGCACCATGACCTCCGTAGCTGATGCCGTTAAGAAGATGCAAGAGAAGTTCAACCCATCCGCTGCCGCCGGCCTGGACCTGGTGTTCGGCTTCAACGTCACCGACGAAGACAAGCACTACGCGCTGATCGTCAAGGACGGCACCTGCGAGCTGCAGGAAGGCGAAAACCCGGATGCCAACTGCACCCTGGTGATGGACAGCGAAACCCTCAAAGGCATCGTCAACGGCGAAACCGACGGCATGCAGGCCTTCATGAGCGGCAAGCTGCGCGTCGAAGGCGACATGATGCTGTCGATGAAGCTGAGCGAGCTGTTCCCGGCCTGAGTGCCAGGCCAGCCATGCGAGACGAAGACCGAAGCCCTGGTGGCTTCGGTTTTTTTTTGCGCGCCGAGCAGACGCGTCATCAAGACAGTTGATCGGCCGGCAACACCCTCGCCTATGGGGAGGCTGGGACGCTTGTTCCAGTCGGCGCTGGCCATTAAATTAGCCAATAGTCCTTGCGACAGATAATAAGGAAAACGCATGACGCTCACCGACCCCTCCACCCAGGTACGCCCCGGCGAAGAAATCGACGCGAGGGTCATCGACGCCTTTCTCAAGGACAACATCGAGGGGCTCGAAGGCTCGCCGAGCATCAGCCAGTTCCCTGGCGGTGCTTCCAACCTGACCTACCTGGTGGCCTACCCAGGCCGTGAATTCGTGCTGCGCCGGCCGCCCTTCGGCGAGAAGGCCAAGTCCGCGCACGACATGGGCCGGGAGTTTCGCATCCTCAACCAGCTCAACAGCGGCTTCCCCTACTGCCCCAAGGCCTATGTGCACTGCACCGATACGGCGCAGATCGGCAGCGAGTTCTACGTCATGGAGCGGGTCAGGGGCGTGATCCTGCGCTCGGACATTCCCACCGGACTCGGCCTCGATGCCCGGCGTACCGAACACCTGTGCAAGAGCTTCATCGACCGCCTGGTGCAACTGCACCAGGTCGACTACCAGGCCTGTGGCCTGGCTGACCTGGGCAAGCCCGAAGGCTACGTACAGCGCCAGATCGAGGGCTGGAGCAGCCGCTACGACAAAGCCCTGACCCCGGATGCGCCGCACTGGGAGCAGGTGATGGCCTGGTTGCGCGAGAAGATGCCTGCTGACCACCCGCGCCCGGGCATCGTGCACAACGACTATCGCTTCGACAACGTCATCCTCGATGCCGAAAACCCCATGCGCATCATCGGCGTGCTGGACTGGGAGATGGCCACCATCGGCGACCCGCTGATGGACCTGGGCAACAGCCTGGCCTACTGGATCGAGGCCACCGACCCGCCCGCTGTGCAACTGATGCGGCGCCAGCCCAGCAACGCCCCGGGCATGCTGACGCGCCGGCAGTTCGTCGACCACTACGCCGAGCGCGCCGGTATCCGCCTGGACAATTTCGACTACTACTATTGCTACGGCCTGTTCCGCCTGGCCGGCATCGTCCAGCAGATCTACTACCGCTACTACCACGGCCAGACCCAGGACAAGCGCTTCGCCCAGTTCATCGACATGAACCGCTTGCTCGAGCAGATGACCCTGCAGGTCATCGACAAGTCCGCGCTCTGACAACCGCCCCGACGACCGACAAGGAACACCGCATGTCCAAGACCCACCTGTTCGACCTCGACGGCAAGATCGCCTTCGTCTCCGGCGCCAGCCGCGGCATCGGCGAGGCCATTGCCCATCTGCTGGCCCAGCAGGGCGCCCATGTGATCGTTTCCAGCCGCAAGCTCGAAGGCTGCCAACAGGTCGCCGACGCGATCATCAAAGCGGGCGGCAAGGCGACCGCGGTGGCCTGCCACATTGGTGAGCTGGAGCAGATCCAGCAGGTATTCGGCGCCATCCGCGAACAGTTCGGGCGCCTGGACATCCTGGTCAACAATGCCGCTACCAACCCACAGTTCTGCAACGTGCTGGACACCGACCCGAGCGCTTTCCAGAAAACCGTGGACGTGAATATCCGCGGTTACTTCTTCATGTCGGTGGAGGCCGGCAAGCTGATGCGCGAGCATGGCGGCGGCAGCATCATCAACGTGGCCTCGATCAACGGTGTATCGCCCGGCCATTTCCAGGGCATCTATTCGGTGACCAAGGCTGCGGTCATCAACATGACCAAGGTGTTCGCCAAGGAGTGCGCGCAGTTCGGCATTCGCTGCAATGCGCTGCTGCCGGGCCTGACCGACACCAAGTTCGCCTCGGCGCTGGTGAAGAACGACGCGATCCTGAACGTTGCGCTACAGCAGATCCCGCTCAGGCGCGTGGCCGCGCCCGAGGAAATGGCCGGCGCCGTGCTGTACCTGGCCAGCGATGCGTCCAGCTACACCACCGGCACCGCGCTCAACGTCGACGGTGGCTACCTGTCCTGACTCCTGATCGCGCCGGCGGCCCTGCCTGAGCTACAGGCAGGTTGCCGCGGCCGCGCGGCGCTGCAAGGCAACGCCATCATTCTGCTTGGCGTAGTAGTCGACGCGAGTGCCGCCAGCCTGCGGATAGACATCAACGAACGACTCGGCGCCACGGGTATACACCGTCAGGCCGCCCTGGGCACGCGGCTCCAGGTAGCCGCTGGCGTCGACGCCGAAACGCACGTCATCCTGCCAACTGTACTGGATGCACTGGGCAACCAGCTGCGGTGCCTTCTGCGAGTCGAACTGGGCCGCCGGCTTGCCGCCACGCGCCGCATCCATGGTCGCTGAAGCACAACCGGCCAGCATCAGTACTACGGCCATCGGCACGATCGCTCGCATGTTCCACCCTCGGTAAGAAAAAAGAACGCGACTCTAGCACTGCCGGGCAATCGGAGTGAATTGTCGTGCGTTCGGCGCTGTCGCAATGAAGACCTATTACCGCACAAGGAACTGCCATGCGACCGCTTCCCCTGATCTGCGCCCTGCTCTTCGCCGGCCTGCCCGTGCTGCCCATGACCGCCTCGGCGGCGCCCTCGGCCGAGGAAAGCATGCAGGGTCCGGAAACCCACAACCGCGAAGTGAAAGTCGGTGACAAGGCCCCCGACCAGTACAAGCGCGACGACCAGACCATCGCCGACTGGAAGGCCAAGGGCCTGCCGGAACCGGAAAAGGAGAGCCACTGGGTGCGCATGGGCGACCATTACGTGCTGGTGCAGATCACCAACGGCGTGATCCTGGCCATCCATCCCGCCTCCTGAATACCTCCGGGCCGCCATCCTGGCGGCCCTCCCTTCTGTTTCACCCCCTCCCACCTCCTCGCCTGCCTGTGCCGCTTATCGCTGGCGCCAGAAAATCTTGCGCGGCAAGGAAACCAAATGGATCGTTTCCAGTCTCAGTAGGTGTCCCGTAAACCTTTGCGGATCAAGGACCTATATCGTGATCAAGCGCATTGCCAGCCTGTCTTTACTCGCCGCCATCCTGCTCAGCGCAGGCTGCTATCACCACCACTACCGCGACGACGACGGCTGGCGCGACCACGACCGTGGCGACCGCCACCACCGCCGTCACGATCGCGACGACGACAACCGTCAGTACCGTGACCGCTACTACCGCTGAAGCGTCTGTTCAACCCACCTTTACCCGATGATTCCTCTGAGGTTCATATCATGCGTCTGACTTTGCCTTCCCTCGCCCTTGGCCTGCTCCTGTGCCAGGGCGCTTTCGCCGGTGACGGTACTGCCGCCGTTGGCGGCGGTCTGGGGGGTGCCCTGGGCAATATCGTCGGCCAATCGATGGGCGGCAAGACGGGCGCCGCCATCGGCGCGGGCCTGGGCGGCGCAGCCGGTAGCGCCGTGGGCGCACGCAAGGGCAACCGTACCGAAGCCGCGATCGGCGGTGGCCTGGGCTCGGCTGGTGGCTCGTTGCTGGGCGGCGCGGTCGGGGGTTCGACCGGCTCCACCATCGGTGCAGGCCTCGGCGGCGCGGCCGGCGGCGCGCTGGGCAACCATGTAGGTGACAACAACCGCAGCAGCGGCAGCGGCCACAAGCACAAGCACCGCCGCCACCGTCACTGATCCCTCCGGGCCAGGGCGCCGTCCCTGGCCTGCCCCGCCGCGGGCAAATTCCTGCAACATGTCAATAACGCCTTCACCGCAGGCTGGCACACTGGCTGCTACTGTCTATCGTGCCCCTTGAGTGAAGGAACACCCTCCCCCCATGAACCAAGAGCTACTCTGGGTCCTCGGCCTGCTGGCCGTCGTCGTCACCCTGTTCATCGTCAATCGCCCACGCATGGACGTGGTCGCGTTGCTGGTCATTCTCGCCCTGCCCTTGTTGGGGATCCTCACCGTCGAACAGGCCCTGGCGGGCTTCGCCGACCCCAACGTGGTGCTCATCGCCGCATTGTTCGTGATCGGCGAAGGCCTGGTGCGCACCGGCATCGCCTACCGCATCGGCGAATGGATGAGCGAACGGGCCGGCAACAGTGAGGCGCGCCTGCTGGTGCTGTTGATGGTATCGGTGGCCGGCCTGGGATCGATCATGAGTTCCACCGGCGTGGTGGCGATCTTCATCCCGGTGGTGCTGAGCATCGCCGCGCGCCTGCGTATCTCGCCCAGCCGCCTGATGATGCCACTGGCCTTCGCCGGCCTGATCAGCGGCATGCTTAGCCTGGTGGCCACGCCGCCCAACGTCGTGGTTCACAGCGAACTGGTGCGCCGCGGCGAAGCAGGTTTCCATTTCTTCAGCTTCACCCCGTTCGGCCTGGTGGTGCTGGTGCTCGGCGTGGGTTACATGCTGCTCACGCGCAATTGGCTCAAGGGCGAGGCGCGCAAGGACGGCCGGGTGGAAACGCGGCGCACCCTGCTCGACCTGGTGCTCGACTACAAGCTCAACGGCCGCGAGCGGCGCCTGCGCATCCGCCCGCATTCGCCGTTGATCGGCCACACCCTGGGCGAGCTGGAGCTGCGCACCCGCCATGGCGCCAACGTGATCGGCATCGAGCGCCAGCACAAGTTCACCACCCGGGTGATGACGGCAGACTCCAGTACCGTGCTGCATCAGGGCGATGTGTTGCTCCTCGACCTGTTCGGCCCGCGTGACGGCGATGACCTGCGCACCTTGTGCCAGACCATGCAGCTCGAGCCCCTGCACTTCAAGGCAGCCTATTTCATCGATCAATCGCAAGACCTGGGCATGGCTGAAGTCTCGCTGCCGCCAGGTTCCCAGTGCATCGGCAAAAGTATTCTGGAACTGGCTTTCCGTACGCGCTTCGACCTCAACGTGGTTGGCCTGCGCCGCGAGCAGTCGGCCATCGAGGCGCAGTTGCTGGAAGAAAAACTGCGCCTGGGCGACACACTTTTGGTGGTCGGGCCCTGGAAGGCCATACGCCAACTGCAAAGCCGCCCGTACGACTTCCTGGTGCTGAGCATGCCCGCAGAGATCGACCAGGTCGCGCCGGCCCGCGAACGTGCACCGCATGCGCTGATCAGCCTGGCGGTGATGGTCGCGCTGATGGTCAGCGGCGTGGTGCCCAACGTGCTCGCGGCCCTGATCGGCTGCCTGCTGATGGGTGCCGGCCGCTGCATCGACATGAACAGCGCCTACCGCGCGATCCACTGGCAGAGCCTGGTGCTGATCGTCGGCATGCTGCCCTTCGCCCAGGCGCTGCAGAAAACCGGTGGTATCGACCTGGCGGTGAGCGGCCTGGTGGGCGTGCTCGGCGGCGCCGGCCCGCTGGCCATCCTCGCCTGCCTGTTCGCCCTCACCGCAGTGATCGGGCTGTTCATCTCCAACACCGCCACCGCCGTACTGATGGCACCGGTGGCGATCAGCACGGCCGCACAACTGGGTATGTCGCCGTATCCGTTCGCCATGACCGTGGCCCTCGCCGCCTCGGCCGCGTTCATGACGCCGGTATCGTCGCCCGTGAACACCCTGGTACTGGGGCCAGGGCAGTACCGCTTCGCCGACTTCATCAAGATCGGCGTGCCCTTTACGGTACTGGTGATGCTGGTGACCGTGCTGATGGTGCCATGGATCTTCCGCCTGTGAAGGCCATGAGCATATGCCTGCCGCCTGCGAAAGCGTGCGGCAGATTGACATCAGCCAGTGTCTGGAAACACACTGCATTGTTATTGCCCCAGGTGTTCACAGCCGTCGTCCTGGATTCCGTCTCCGCTTGCCGGTCGAGCCCATGGTTTCTCCAGCCCAGTCGCGCCTGTTGTCCTACGCCATCCTTTTCTGCCTGACCCTTGCCCTGACCCTCGGTGGCATCCTGGCACGCCCCATCGAATCGCTGTCGTTGTTCTGGCCGGTGAATGCCGTGCTGGCCGGGGTGCTATTGCGTTACCCGCGCAAGGCGACGCCGATCGGCTTCGCCCTGGTGTGGCTGGCGATGGTCCTGGCCGACCTTGCCACCGGCAGCGCCTGGGCCCCGGCATTGTGGTTCAACCTGTGTAACCTCGGCGTGGTCGTGACCCTTTGGGCAATCCTGTCGCGCCTGCCGCGGCTGCACCGGCGAATGCGCACGCCACAGGGCGTGCTGAGCGTGTTCGGCGCCTGCGCCGCAGGCGCAATGGTAGCGGCCACCCTGGCCAGCGTGATGGCCACGCCGTGGTTCGAGCAGTCGCTGTGGGCCACTTGGCTTGCATGGTTCAGTGAACAGTTCTCGACCAGCGTGCTGGTACTACCGGTGTTGCTCACTGCGCCGTCTTCCCGTGCCCTGGTACGCAGCGGCGGCCACCCGGTGCGCCTGGCGCAGCTGTTGGTGCTGCTGGCATCGCTGGGGCTGAGCATCGTGTTCGGCGGTCCAGGAGCCATCGCCTTCCCGATCGCAGCACTGCTGTGGTGCGCGTGGACTTATTCGCCCTTCCTGGTTTCCCTGCTCACCTTGACGGCAGGGAGCACCCTGATCGTGGCGGTGGCGCAGAACCTCATGCACTTCAGCGTGCCGCAAAGCCAAAGCGGAGTGACCACGCTGATGTCGGCGCGCCTGGGCATCGCCATGCTGGTGCTCGGGCCACTCGTAGTCGCCTGCGTCAGCCAGGCCAATCGCAGCCTCATGGCGCGCCTTGCGCATCAGGCGAGCATCGACCACCTCACCGGCGTGCTCACCCGCAGTGCCTTCTCCCGGCGCGCCAATGCGTTGCTCGACAGCCGCCAGCAGCATGCGCCCGCCCTGCCGCTGACCTTGATGATGCTCGACATCGACCACTTCAAGTCGATCAACGACCTGCACGGCCACGCGGTCGGCGATCAGGTGCTGCGCCAGTTCGCCATGACTCTGCAAGAACACCTGCACGACGGCGAATTGCTGGCGCGCATGGGCGGCGAGGAGTTCGTCGTGGTGATCCCGGGACTGGCCCCGGAACGTGCGCTGTTCACTGCCGAACGCCTGCGCCGGGCAGTGCAGGACCTGCATGTGGCACAGGGCGATGCACGCCTGCAGATCACCGTGAGCATCGGCCTTGCCGGCTGCGCCGCCGATGCGCCCGCGCCGAGCCTGGACCAGCTACTGGCCAGTGCCGACCAGGCCCTTTATCGGGCCAAGGCCCATGGCCGCAACCGGATCGAACAGGCCGAAGCGACCCGCCAGGTCATCTGATGCAGCCCCGCGAGAAGGGCTGCTCAAATTCTGCTCAATTTGACAGAGACCGCCGCCCACCTGGCCTGCAGAATGTTATCCACAGACCTACCCACGTTTTTTGTGGACAGAATTCCCCGCATAAAGAACGACTTATCGCACACGCAGCAACGCCGCGTTGGCTTGCCTTGCACGCTGCCAAGATCAGGCCGGAATCGGCACAACTAATCAGATCAGCTCGGCGGAATGGTGCCGAGCAGACCGACCAGAATCGTCAACAAAAGGAAACCACCCAAGAACAGTGCCAGCTTGCCCATCGGAACCTCTGCGATGTAATGAGGAGATGGCACTCATTGTCCTGCCGAGGCTGATACGGTTACAGATGCAGGTTGATGGAAAAAAACCATATCAGATCGGCCGTGCTATAGATTCGGCAGGGCATTTTCAGCAGTCATTAGACCGAGCGCCGCGCGGGCGGCGCTCGATCGACAACACACCGCAAAAACCACGGCGGGCCTTCGAGGCCATTGTATCTTTATGTGTACAAACTGCGACCTGACACACAACCAGGCAACATGCCCACGCCATGGACACAGTGCAGATACAGCAATCTTCTTTACTGGCTGCATCAACCGCACCGATGCCCACGCAAGGAGATGCCCATGTTCGCCAGCCGCCCCGCCACCGCTCCCCGCCGCCTGACCCACGCAGCCCTGTTCGCCTGTGCCTTGCTGCCACTCGGGCTGACCGCCGCCGCCACCAGCCTGGCCGCGCAAGCGCCAGCCCAGGCGTCTGCCAGCAGCGTGGATACGTTCGGCCCGCTCAAGCACATCAAGGCTGGCGTACTGGACGTGGCCTACGTCGAGCAGGGCCCGGCCGATGGACCCGTAGTGGTCCTGCTGCATGGCTGGCCGTACGACATCCACAGCTTCCAGGAAGTCGCCCCGGCCCTGGCCGCCAAGGGCTACCGGGTGCTGGTGCCCTATGTGCGCGGCTATGGCCAGACCCGCTTCCTGTCGGCGCAAACGCCACGCAATGCCCAGCCGACGGCGTTGGCCAGCGACCTGATCGCGTTCATGGATGCCTTGCACGTGCAGCACGCCGTGCTCGCCGGGTTTGACTGGGGTGCCCGCACCGCAGACATCGTCGCGGCGCTGTGGCCGGAGCGGGTCAAGGCGCTGGTCTCGGTCAGTGGCTATCTGATCAGCAGCCAGG
Proteins encoded in this window:
- a CDS encoding tyrosine-type recombinase/integrase, whose protein sequence is MRPRSTENRDLPPGMYRRKRTRKNGKVWVGYYYRDQNGKEIPLGTDLVQAKLEWAALEAKATPSELKTMQGIFDEYERKIIPGKAARTQKDNIYELKQLRAVFDSAPIDAITPAMIAQYRDSRSAKTRANREIALLSHVFNTAREWGLTTRDNPCLGVRKNKEKPRDFYANETVWQAVYEAAPPELKDAMDLAYLTGQRPADVLSMRKDDVEGIYLLVSQGKTSKRLRIVLEVDGVKNSLGLLLERIMIRTSQHLSPFFIVNEHGKRMSWAMLRNRWADAREDARVKAEVEKKPDLANRIAQFQFRDIRPKAASEINDLSDASVLLGHSKEGITERVYRRVGAIAKPSKG
- the sohB gene encoding protease SohB; amino-acid sequence: MEFLAEYASFLAKTATLVIAILVVLSAIVGMRGKGRRKSGGQLHVTRLNEFYKELRERLESGLLDKPQLKALRKQQAKAEKQQKKGKGKAEEKPRVFVLDFDGDIKASATESLRNEITALLTLATPRDEVVLRLESGGGLVHSYGLAASQLARIRQAGIPLTVCIDKVAASGGYMMACIGEKIVSAPFAVLGSIGVVAQLPNVNRLLKKHDIDFEVLTAGEYKRTLTVFGENTEKGREKFQEDLDVTHQLFKDFVSRYRPQLHIDEVATGEVWLGVAALNRKLVDELRTSDEYLSDRAREANLFHVHYAERKSLQERIGVAASGTVENTVVSLWSKFGRLR
- a CDS encoding histidine phosphatase family protein, coding for MGNLYLIRHGQASFGAEDYDVLSATGARQSHALGEHLAQLGVRLDRCLAGSLRRQQDTARLALQAMQATGCPAPAIETDPAFNEFDADGVVRALAPGLLADEPDALHILRNGAQHRSEFQRLFALMVQRWHDGQHQGEGLETWEAFTGRVEAGLLRVLDQAGSGDNIAIFTSGGTIAALLHLVTRITPSQAFALNWQIINTSLSQLKFRGRDVSLATFNSQAHVQLLKAPELITYR
- a CDS encoding SCP2 sterol-binding domain-containing protein, which encodes MTSVADAVKKMQEKFNPSAAAGLDLVFGFNVTDEDKHYALIVKDGTCELQEGENPDANCTLVMDSETLKGIVNGETDGMQAFMSGKLRVEGDMMLSMKLSELFPA
- a CDS encoding phosphotransferase family protein; protein product: MTLTDPSTQVRPGEEIDARVIDAFLKDNIEGLEGSPSISQFPGGASNLTYLVAYPGREFVLRRPPFGEKAKSAHDMGREFRILNQLNSGFPYCPKAYVHCTDTAQIGSEFYVMERVRGVILRSDIPTGLGLDARRTEHLCKSFIDRLVQLHQVDYQACGLADLGKPEGYVQRQIEGWSSRYDKALTPDAPHWEQVMAWLREKMPADHPRPGIVHNDYRFDNVILDAENPMRIIGVLDWEMATIGDPLMDLGNSLAYWIEATDPPAVQLMRRQPSNAPGMLTRRQFVDHYAERAGIRLDNFDYYYCYGLFRLAGIVQQIYYRYYHGQTQDKRFAQFIDMNRLLEQMTLQVIDKSAL
- a CDS encoding SDR family oxidoreductase; amino-acid sequence: MSKTHLFDLDGKIAFVSGASRGIGEAIAHLLAQQGAHVIVSSRKLEGCQQVADAIIKAGGKATAVACHIGELEQIQQVFGAIREQFGRLDILVNNAATNPQFCNVLDTDPSAFQKTVDVNIRGYFFMSVEAGKLMREHGGGSIINVASINGVSPGHFQGIYSVTKAAVINMTKVFAKECAQFGIRCNALLPGLTDTKFASALVKNDAILNVALQQIPLRRVAAPEEMAGAVLYLASDASSYTTGTALNVDGGYLS
- a CDS encoding RcnB family protein; protein product: MRPLPLICALLFAGLPVLPMTASAAPSAEESMQGPETHNREVKVGDKAPDQYKRDDQTIADWKAKGLPEPEKESHWVRMGDHYVLVQITNGVILAIHPAS
- a CDS encoding glycine zipper domain-containing protein, which translates into the protein MRLTLPSLALGLLLCQGAFAGDGTAAVGGGLGGALGNIVGQSMGGKTGAAIGAGLGGAAGSAVGARKGNRTEAAIGGGLGSAGGSLLGGAVGGSTGSTIGAGLGGAAGGALGNHVGDNNRSSGSGHKHKHRRHRH